In the Moraxella osloensis genome, one interval contains:
- the asd gene encoding aspartate-semialdehyde dehydrogenase, producing the protein MSQLRVGLVGWRGMVGSVLMQRMIDENDFEGITPVFFSTSNAGGDAPTPNGIAPSKLEDAHDLAALAACDAIITCQGGDYTKEVHQPLRDKGWTGYWIDAASTLRMTDNSIIVLDPVNRNVIDDAIKNGQKDFIGGNCTVSLMLMAIGELFKRDWVEWVSAMTYQAASGAGANNMRELIKGMGYIHDGVADELNNPAGAILEIDRKVAELQRSSEFPKQYFGAPLAGSLIPYIDVQLENGQSKEEWKGCVETNKILGNDADKNNANIVPIDGICVRIGAMRCHSQGLTIKLKKDIPLEEIEAALRNSGNEWLDVVENDKAASVERLTPVAVTGTLKVAVGRLRKMNLGGEYLSAFTVGDQLLWGAAEPLRRTLAIIRNQL; encoded by the coding sequence ATGAGTCAGCTACGCGTAGGTTTGGTCGGATGGCGTGGAATGGTCGGTTCGGTATTAATGCAACGTATGATAGATGAAAACGACTTTGAAGGGATTACCCCAGTGTTTTTCTCTACCAGTAATGCCGGTGGCGATGCCCCCACCCCAAATGGCATTGCCCCTAGCAAGCTTGAAGATGCGCATGATTTAGCGGCTTTAGCGGCTTGTGATGCCATTATTACCTGTCAAGGCGGTGACTATACTAAAGAAGTCCATCAACCGCTACGTGATAAAGGCTGGACCGGTTACTGGATTGATGCAGCAAGCACCCTGCGTATGACTGACAATAGCATCATCGTCCTAGACCCTGTCAACCGCAATGTCATTGACGACGCTATCAAAAATGGTCAAAAAGACTTTATCGGTGGTAACTGTACGGTATCTTTGATGTTGATGGCGATTGGCGAGTTGTTCAAACGTGATTGGGTTGAATGGGTATCTGCGATGACTTACCAAGCAGCAAGTGGTGCGGGCGCCAACAACATGCGTGAGCTTATCAAGGGCATGGGCTACATCCATGATGGCGTCGCAGACGAACTCAATAACCCAGCAGGCGCAATTTTAGAGATTGACCGTAAAGTAGCCGAATTACAACGTAGCAGCGAGTTCCCAAAACAATACTTTGGTGCACCGCTTGCTGGTAGCTTAATTCCTTACATTGATGTACAACTAGAAAACGGTCAATCAAAAGAAGAATGGAAAGGCTGTGTTGAAACCAACAAAATCCTAGGCAATGATGCAGACAAAAATAATGCCAACATTGTACCGATTGATGGTATCTGCGTGCGTATCGGTGCCATGCGTTGTCACTCACAAGGCTTGACCATCAAACTAAAAAAAGACATCCCTCTAGAAGAAATTGAAGCTGCACTTCGTAACAGTGGTAATGAGTGGCTAGATGTGGTAGAAAATGACAAAGCAGCAAGCGTTGAGCGGTTAACCCCAGTGGCGGTCACTGGCACCCTTAAAGTTGCCGTAGGTCGTCTTCGTAAGATGAATCTAGGTGGTGAATATTTATCCGCCTTTACCGTGGGCGATCAGTTGTTATGGGGCGCGGCAGAGCCATTACGCCGCACACTTGCGATTATCCGTAATCAATTATAA
- a CDS encoding FimV family protein: MFWQKYSVHLVLGFPLSLPIVAYAVNIGDTYVQTQQNQPLNASINVSDVNPRTFSVKVAQADVYRQLGLSKDADIQIKFVPTSSNGGQIVLTTKHAINAPFTDVVLNITENGVTKTLPKTLLMPIDSAQKITAQANTTALQSPAQNIVISSANPVQLPVMSPDPMPMQPITLPSTTINQLPNLPTTGMPVGAAPMTLASENSDYLRIQETRTVRSVQPNGAVYTPAAPQMQNPIPTSAADNQVPSPAASYGKQSSEKSKSKSKYSAKNPQIMGETTTYTLQRNDNLWTIASNIAAANRKGVDQVMADIMAANPTAFPDNDPDKLVANTQLQIPKYKVVPSQIGIKSANKARQQYRQNKRRVASKKSVIAPKSAAKQPATLKTTKKTLKAQKTPRPYAATKKSEMTIIAPNHTNGSVQGQSTKNKVSKGMSSQVAAQVQQKRQATAQQATKVNKLNQHLVGAENRLKIQNTKLAQLEKRLKELNKK, translated from the coding sequence ATGTTTTGGCAAAAATACTCTGTACACTTGGTATTGGGTTTTCCCTTATCGCTTCCGATTGTCGCTTATGCCGTCAATATTGGCGATACTTATGTACAAACCCAACAAAACCAACCTTTAAACGCCAGTATTAATGTCAGTGATGTCAATCCAAGAACTTTTTCTGTCAAAGTCGCCCAAGCTGATGTCTATCGCCAGCTAGGCTTGTCAAAAGATGCCGATATTCAAATCAAATTTGTCCCAACCAGTAGCAATGGTGGTCAGATTGTATTGACCACCAAACATGCGATTAATGCCCCATTTACCGATGTGGTGCTCAATATCACAGAAAATGGTGTGACCAAAACGCTGCCAAAAACCTTGTTGATGCCCATCGATAGCGCACAAAAAATCACCGCGCAAGCCAATACCACGGCTTTACAATCACCGGCGCAAAACATCGTCATAAGTTCGGCCAATCCTGTGCAGTTGCCTGTTATGTCGCCTGACCCTATGCCCATGCAGCCGATAACGTTGCCATCAACCACCATCAACCAGCTGCCTAATTTACCTACAACTGGTATGCCCGTTGGCGCCGCCCCAATGACGCTGGCTAGCGAAAATAGTGACTACTTGCGTATCCAAGAAACGCGAACGGTTCGATCTGTTCAGCCAAATGGCGCTGTCTATACGCCAGCCGCGCCACAAATGCAAAACCCCATCCCAACCAGCGCCGCAGACAATCAAGTGCCAAGCCCAGCCGCTAGTTATGGCAAACAATCTTCAGAAAAATCCAAATCCAAATCTAAGTATAGCGCCAAAAACCCGCAAATCATGGGCGAGACAACCACTTATACACTACAGCGCAATGACAACCTTTGGACCATCGCCAGTAATATCGCAGCGGCAAACCGCAAAGGTGTGGATCAAGTGATGGCAGATATCATGGCAGCCAACCCGACCGCGTTCCCCGATAACGACCCAGACAAACTTGTCGCCAATACCCAATTACAAATCCCAAAATACAAAGTAGTCCCTTCACAAATTGGGATAAAATCAGCCAATAAAGCGCGACAACAATATCGTCAAAATAAAAGACGTGTCGCAAGCAAAAAATCTGTCATCGCACCAAAATCTGCTGCTAAACAACCAGCCACCCTAAAAACGACAAAAAAGACACTTAAAGCACAAAAAACACCGCGGCCATACGCAGCGACTAAAAAATCTGAAATGACCATCATCGCGCCTAATCATACCAATGGTTCAGTACAAGGTCAGAGTACTAAGAACAAGGTAAGCAAAGGGATGTCATCCCAAGTGGCGGCTCAAGTGCAGCAAAAACGCCAAGCCACCGCCCAGCAAGCCACTAAAGTTAACAAACTCAATCAACACTTAGTAGGTGCTGAAAATCGCTTGAAAATACAAAACACCAAGCTTGCCCAATTAGAAAAACGCTTAAAAGAGTTAAACAAAAAATAA